Proteins encoded by one window of Cannabis sativa cultivar Pink pepper isolate KNU-18-1 chromosome 4, ASM2916894v1, whole genome shotgun sequence:
- the LOC115705041 gene encoding sulfated surface glycoprotein 185-like — MSYQRIPDQHEPFPPPGQQPAAYPPPPLLQPPPPPPQPSYQDYFYGEEYPPPPPPPPPPPPAPPPPPPPPPPPTLENEDQDHSDSGCCSFLKACLGGLFCCCLLEQCCV; from the exons ATGAGCTACCAGCGTATTCCTGATCAACATGAGCCTTTCCCACCACCAG GGCAACAACCAGCAGCATACCCGCCACCGCCTTTGCTTCAGCCGCCGCCGCCACCTCCACAACCAAGCTACCAGGATTACTTTTATGGCGAAGAGtatcctcctcctcctccaccaccaccaccaccaccaccagccCCGCCACCCCCACCGCCACCCCCTCCTCCTCCCACTCTAGAAAATGAGGACCAGGACCACTCAGACTCTGGCTGCTGTTCCTTCCTTAAAGCCTG CTTGGGTGGGCTATTTTGCTGCTGTTTACTGGAGCAGTGTTGCGTGTAG